In a genomic window of Vigna angularis cultivar LongXiaoDou No.4 chromosome 6, ASM1680809v1, whole genome shotgun sequence:
- the LOC108342533 gene encoding stigma-specific STIG1-like protein 1, translated as MKSLLQILFLLAMLMALVIADSETVHKKESAFLTTIKSQNSTVTPSSESEELASLRGAKSLNGHKTVHGAMTCGKYPRVCRTKGSEGPDCCKKKCVNVSTDRNNCGMCGKKCKYSQVCCKGKCVNPMVDKHHCGKCGNKCTKGDSCVFGLCSYA; from the coding sequence ATGAAGTCCCTTCTTCAGATACTCTTCCTTTTGGCTATGCTAATGGCTTTGGTCATTGCTGATTCAGAAACAGTACACAAAAAAGAATCAGCATTCCTGACCACCATCAAAAGCCAGAACTCTACTGTTACCCCATCTTCTGAAAGTGAAGAATTAGCGTCTCTCCGTGGAGCCAAAAGCCTCAATGGCCATAAAACTGTGCATGGGGCCATGACTTGTGGTAAATACCCTAGAGTTTGTCGCACTAAGGGCAGCGAAGGACCTGACTGTTGCAAGAAGAAATGTGTGAATGTGTCAACGGACAGAAATAACTGTGGCATGTGTGGAAAAAAGTGCAAGTACTCGCAAGTGTGTTGCAAAGGTAAATGTGTCAATCCTATGGTTGACAAGCACCATTGTGGAAAATGCGGCAACAAGTGCACCAAAGGGGATTCCTGCGTTTTTGGTTTGTGTAGCTATGCGTGA